One stretch of Streptomyces sp. R21 DNA includes these proteins:
- a CDS encoding CBS domain-containing protein, which translates to MADFVREVMTPGVAAVRPDASLVEAAQLMRAQDIGDVLVTSDHQVIGVLTDRDITLRAVADGVDPLTVSAQAVCTPDPVVVGPDDAVTAAITLMRDHAVRRLPVVEDGHAVGMVSLGDLARAQDPASALADVSRAEPDGWPGAAPA; encoded by the coding sequence ATGGCTGATTTCGTAAGGGAAGTCATGACGCCAGGCGTCGCCGCGGTACGACCGGACGCCTCGCTCGTCGAAGCCGCACAGCTGATGCGCGCCCAGGACATCGGCGACGTCCTGGTCACCAGTGACCACCAGGTCATCGGGGTGCTCACCGACCGTGACATCACGCTGCGGGCCGTCGCCGACGGCGTCGACCCGCTGACCGTGAGCGCCCAGGCCGTGTGCACCCCCGACCCGGTGGTGGTCGGCCCGGACGACGCGGTGACCGCCGCGATCACGCTGATGCGCGACCACGCGGTACGCCGGCTGCCGGTCGTCGAGGACGGGCACGCCGTGGGCATGGTCAGCCTCGGCGACCTGGCACGCGCACAGGACCCGGCCTCGGCGCTCGCCGACGTCAGCCGCGCAGAACCGGACGGCTGGCCAGGGGCCGCTCCCGCATGA